Proteins encoded in a region of the Sphingopyxis sp. OAS728 genome:
- a CDS encoding response regulator — translation MSNRILYIDDEDDIREVAEMALELDPSFAVRTCGSGREGLAAAREWQPDLILLDVMMPELDGPGVLELLRQDSATAAIPVVFITARTQTHEVARLRELGARGVLAKPFDAMALAGQVRELLDG, via the coding sequence ATGAGCAACCGGATTCTCTACATCGACGACGAGGATGATATTCGCGAGGTCGCCGAAATGGCGCTCGAACTGGATCCGTCCTTCGCCGTTCGCACCTGCGGGTCGGGCCGCGAAGGGCTGGCGGCGGCGCGCGAATGGCAACCCGATCTGATCTTGCTCGACGTGATGATGCCCGAACTCGATGGACCGGGTGTGCTCGAATTGCTCCGGCAAGATTCCGCGACCGCGGCGATCCCGGTCGTCTTCATCACCGCGCGGACGCAGACGCACGAGGTTGCGCGGCTACGCGAACTCGGCGCGCGCGGCGTACTCGCCAAACCCTTCGACGCGATGGCGTTGGCGGGGCAGGTGCGGGAGTTGCTCGATGGCTGA
- a CDS encoding Hpt domain-containing protein, whose product MAEIDARLAAIAERFAAQAGETAAEIATALDREDWSELARLSHSLAGRAGMFGYGAIGDAARSVEEAVDAGLADDVKVRLTQDLLTQMAALNRA is encoded by the coding sequence ATGGCTGAAATCGACGCGCGCCTGGCCGCGATTGCCGAACGCTTCGCCGCGCAGGCGGGGGAGACAGCGGCGGAGATTGCGACCGCGCTCGATCGCGAAGACTGGTCCGAACTGGCGCGGCTGAGCCACAGTCTGGCCGGGCGTGCGGGGATGTTCGGCTATGGCGCGATCGGTGATGCGGCGCGGTCGGTGGAGGAAGCAGTCGATGCCGGCCTGGCGGACGATGTGAAGGTTCGCTTGACGCAGGATTTACTCACCCAAATGGCCGCGCTAAATCGCGCCTGA
- a CDS encoding response regulator transcription factor, with the protein MTKVLVADDDPLTMAGITALLDKTNFDVVATVNTGAAVLDTLPGARPDLLILDNGMPERSGLDVLRTLRSRGDARPVVLLTGGLNDELAREAIQLSVNGIVIKATAPRDLLTCLESVVQGRRWLDQDVMQRVMEQAMSPGAPRDPFEVLSGRERAVASLAKRGLRNKEIADELGLTEGTVKVHLHKVFDKLNIRGRTELILLAQDRGA; encoded by the coding sequence ATGACGAAAGTGCTCGTGGCGGACGATGATCCGCTCACCATGGCAGGGATTACGGCGCTTCTCGACAAGACGAATTTCGATGTGGTGGCGACGGTCAATACCGGCGCGGCGGTGCTCGACACGCTACCCGGCGCGCGGCCCGACCTCCTGATCCTCGATAATGGCATGCCCGAACGCAGCGGGCTCGACGTGCTGCGGACGCTGCGCAGTCGCGGCGACGCCCGACCGGTCGTGCTGCTCACCGGCGGTCTCAACGATGAACTGGCGCGCGAGGCGATCCAGCTGTCGGTCAACGGCATCGTGATCAAGGCGACTGCGCCGCGCGACCTGCTCACCTGCCTTGAAAGCGTCGTGCAGGGACGGCGCTGGCTCGATCAGGATGTGATGCAGCGCGTGATGGAGCAGGCGATGTCGCCGGGTGCGCCGCGCGACCCGTTCGAGGTGCTGAGTGGCCGCGAGCGTGCCGTCGCCTCGCTCGCGAAGCGCGGGCTGCGCAACAAGGAAATCGCCGACGAGCTCGGGCTGACCGAAGGCACGGTGAAGGTCCATCTTCACAAGGTTTTTGATAAACTTAACATCCGTGGCCGCACCGAACTTATCCTGCTCGCGCAGGACCGCGGCGCCTGA
- a CDS encoding CHASE3 domain-containing protein: MRNAASWQRAMAANWVLIVTGAGALLILFFLSLATDRGFEQNARLRQQVSDSYDARAALQGVLTRHQDIELGQRGYVITGDPEFLTPYRAAEARIDANFDLFEKLAGNDGQGRLIDELRRTSVQKRRFVARTIDLVESGRRDEAVRLIASGEGKRSMDQIRVLISKISEAERQKLEERTAAANAARERLRDRTFTLQIGLILLLALSAILIGRSQWARKKAHRRARDLAARQEAIFDSAKDGMIVLNPSGSIESLNPSAAKMFGVPSESLLRRDIGSLFEIAPDRGQIETFLRRLKANRKESYGQIQEFVGRRQNGATFPLEVSVSPVHLADGTLFVAVIRDISDRREVEQMKGEFVATVSHELRTPLTSIAGSLGLISGGAAGEIPPKAARLVEIAHSNAARLVRLINDILDIEKIEAGRMQFDLRPLALGPLLEAAGHQTAGFAGEYGVPVHIEPVAAGAAVLADEDRLMQVVTNLLSNAIKFSRRGEAVTVRVTPLDRRYRISVIDRGEGIPESFRSRIFGKFAQADASDSRQKGGTGLGLSIVREIVVRLGGSVDFESVEGAGSIFHVDLPAAELPAAVPAPGETEAPLPDDPTLPVVLHVDDDPDMLAVVASAFDGRAAIHSTPSVAEARAAIRRTRYDAAILDVGMLDGCGTDLVAPLRKRAPALPVVLFTAQEVDGAPKDGIDLVLVKSRASLDTLVREVTDRIGAKRANGGGGK; encoded by the coding sequence ATGCGCAACGCGGCGAGCTGGCAACGAGCGATGGCGGCGAATTGGGTGCTCATCGTCACCGGCGCCGGCGCCCTTCTGATATTATTCTTTCTGTCGCTCGCGACCGATCGCGGCTTCGAACAGAATGCCCGTTTGCGCCAGCAAGTCTCCGATTCCTATGATGCGAGAGCCGCCTTGCAGGGCGTATTGACGCGGCACCAGGACATCGAGCTTGGCCAGCGGGGCTATGTCATCACCGGCGATCCGGAATTTTTGACCCCTTATCGCGCCGCCGAGGCGCGCATCGATGCCAATTTCGACCTGTTTGAAAAATTGGCGGGGAATGACGGGCAGGGACGGTTGATCGATGAGCTTCGCCGGACGTCCGTACAGAAGCGGCGTTTCGTCGCCCGGACGATCGATCTTGTCGAAAGCGGACGGCGAGACGAAGCGGTGCGGCTGATCGCGAGCGGCGAGGGCAAGCGGTCGATGGACCAAATCCGCGTGCTGATCAGCAAGATATCGGAGGCCGAACGGCAAAAGCTGGAAGAGCGAACCGCAGCGGCCAATGCCGCCCGAGAGCGATTGCGCGACCGCACTTTCACGCTGCAGATCGGCTTGATTCTGCTGCTTGCGTTGTCGGCGATCCTGATCGGACGCAGTCAATGGGCACGTAAAAAGGCGCATCGCCGCGCGCGCGACCTTGCCGCGCGACAGGAGGCGATTTTCGACAGCGCGAAGGACGGGATGATCGTCCTGAACCCGAGCGGCAGCATCGAGAGCCTGAATCCGTCGGCCGCGAAGATGTTCGGCGTGCCATCGGAATCGCTGCTGCGGCGCGACATCGGGTCGCTGTTCGAAATCGCACCCGACCGCGGGCAGATCGAAACTTTCCTGCGCCGTTTGAAGGCGAACCGGAAGGAGAGTTACGGGCAAATCCAGGAATTCGTCGGCCGCCGCCAGAATGGCGCGACCTTTCCGCTCGAGGTGTCGGTCAGTCCGGTGCACCTCGCCGACGGTACGCTGTTCGTCGCGGTGATCCGCGATATCAGCGACCGGCGCGAGGTCGAGCAGATGAAGGGCGAGTTCGTCGCGACCGTCAGCCACGAACTGCGTACGCCGCTGACGTCGATCGCGGGATCGCTTGGGCTGATCAGCGGCGGTGCGGCGGGCGAAATCCCGCCGAAGGCCGCGCGATTGGTCGAGATTGCGCACAGCAACGCGGCGCGCCTCGTGCGACTGATCAACGACATCCTCGATATCGAAAAGATCGAAGCGGGGCGGATGCAGTTCGATCTCCGCCCGCTCGCGCTGGGGCCGCTTCTCGAAGCGGCCGGGCATCAGACCGCGGGCTTCGCCGGCGAATATGGCGTGCCGGTCCATATCGAGCCGGTTGCGGCCGGGGCAGCCGTCCTTGCCGACGAAGACCGCTTGATGCAGGTTGTGACGAACCTTCTGTCTAACGCGATCAAATTCTCTCGGCGCGGTGAGGCGGTGACGGTCCGGGTTACGCCGCTCGACCGGCGATACCGGATCAGCGTCATCGACCGGGGCGAGGGCATCCCTGAATCGTTCCGCAGCCGCATCTTCGGCAAATTCGCGCAGGCCGACGCATCGGATTCGCGGCAAAAGGGCGGCACCGGTCTGGGGCTCAGCATCGTGCGCGAAATCGTTGTCCGGCTCGGTGGTTCGGTCGATTTCGAGAGCGTCGAAGGCGCGGGCAGTATCTTTCACGTCGACCTGCCGGCGGCCGAATTGCCGGCCGCGGTTCCTGCACCGGGCGAGACCGAGGCGCCGCTGCCCGATGACCCCACGTTGCCGGTCGTGCTCCATGTCGATGACGATCCCGACATGCTCGCGGTCGTCGCCAGCGCCTTCGACGGCAGGGCGGCGATCCATTCGACGCCGAGCGTCGCCGAGGCGCGCGCTGCGATCCGGCGGACGCGCTATGACGCCGCGATCCTCGACGTCGGGATGCTCGACGGATGCGGAACCGACCTTGTCGCGCCGCTGCGCAAACGCGCGCCGGCCTTGCCTGTCGTCCTGTTCACCGCGCAGGAGGTCGACGGCGCGCCGAAAGACGGTATCGACCTTGTCCTCGTCAAATCGCGCGCCAGCCTCGACACGCTGGTGCGCGAAGTGACCGACCGGATCGGCGCGAAACGGGCGAATGGCGGAGGCGGCAAATGA
- a CDS encoding fimbria/pilus periplasmic chaperone: MQLLRSFGGAVVAVAIAAAVSVAAYAMVVQPVVIDLTTSGRAMSQVITVENTFDKPLPVEMRIEGLDLTADGVNATGKDPGDLSVFPPQALIQPGQRQSFRVQYVGEPALARSKHYFVTAAQLPVQTNDTQSNVQLLYNFQVLVSVSPDGTKPALSIASAEIGKDAEGNPAPVIAVANASAAHGYVSRGRVRVIQFAPDGKEVFRKEISGPELQQTLGYGLIGGGQTRRMTLPIRLPQPGGRIEAQFTPDN, translated from the coding sequence TTGCAGTTGCTCAGGAGTTTTGGCGGCGCGGTCGTCGCCGTGGCGATCGCTGCCGCCGTGTCGGTGGCCGCTTATGCGATGGTCGTCCAGCCGGTGGTCATCGACCTCACGACCTCGGGCCGCGCGATGAGCCAGGTGATCACGGTCGAAAACACGTTCGACAAGCCGCTGCCGGTGGAAATGCGCATCGAAGGGCTCGACCTCACGGCCGATGGCGTGAATGCGACCGGCAAGGATCCGGGCGACCTCTCGGTCTTTCCGCCGCAGGCGCTGATCCAGCCCGGCCAGCGTCAGAGCTTTCGTGTCCAATATGTCGGCGAACCCGCGCTCGCGCGCAGCAAGCATTATTTCGTCACTGCGGCACAGCTGCCGGTGCAGACGAACGATACGCAATCGAACGTCCAACTGCTCTATAATTTCCAGGTTCTCGTCAGCGTGTCGCCCGACGGCACGAAACCGGCGCTGTCGATCGCCTCGGCCGAGATCGGCAAGGATGCCGAGGGTAATCCGGCACCCGTGATTGCGGTCGCCAATGCCTCGGCGGCGCACGGCTATGTGTCGCGCGGCCGCGTCCGCGTCATCCAGTTCGCCCCCGACGGCAAGGAAGTCTTCCGTAAGGAAATCTCGGGCCCCGAGCTGCAGCAGACGCTCGGCTACGGCTTGATCGGCGGGGGTCAGACGCGCCGGATGACCTTGCCCATTCGCCTTCCGCAGCCCGGCGGGCGGATCGAGGCGCAGTTCACGCCCGACAATTGA